In Rheinheimera sp. MM224, one DNA window encodes the following:
- a CDS encoding pre-peptidase C-terminal domain-containing protein yields MKAPLLGVLALLFSSHSFACLQQESESNNTEGTADGALCSGTTVAASIGSSSDQDWYYFDTTATGDISVSLSHGSGKDFDWYLYRSSGSYIMSGQSSANPDSGTYTASPAGRHYIKVTRYSGTGTYQLNANFVGNTGGGGGENPPPTAGCNYGARPSKPSNLTSYITGSGTDTCVTLSTPALLLMGGGTDVDNAFSLRVGPHIQGGNIVVLRTSGTNAYNTYLQGLTNAASVETIIVDTVTKANTDYVDWAIRSAEFVWLAGGDQSAYLNAWKGTKVQVAIQHVYDKGGVVGGTSAGDHVLSQHIYDPDGVAGAISAEAVTDFCHATINISTGFLNFPALQGVINDTHFRQRDRMGRSMVFQAKVGAASRVVAISEATSLFVNSVGQGIVDGTNEVYILKSDAQTQYVQTSCGQPVKVNNLLRYKLVSGDQYNLINNSTSIVPSRIGLDGSKASFYTPTSPY; encoded by the coding sequence ATGAAAGCACCTCTCTTAGGCGTGTTGGCGCTGCTATTTAGCAGCCACAGCTTCGCTTGTTTGCAACAAGAAAGTGAAAGTAATAATACCGAAGGCACGGCTGATGGCGCCTTATGCAGTGGCACAACAGTAGCGGCCAGCATAGGCAGTAGTTCAGACCAGGATTGGTATTATTTTGATACCACAGCAACAGGAGATATCAGTGTCAGTTTAAGCCATGGCTCAGGCAAAGACTTTGACTGGTATCTGTATCGCAGCTCCGGCAGCTATATTATGTCGGGACAAAGCAGTGCCAACCCGGACAGTGGCACTTATACCGCATCACCTGCAGGGCGCCATTACATTAAAGTCACACGATACAGCGGTACTGGTACTTATCAGTTGAACGCAAACTTTGTCGGTAATACTGGGGGCGGCGGTGGCGAAAATCCACCTCCAACAGCAGGCTGTAACTATGGGGCACGACCGTCAAAACCCAGTAATTTAACCAGCTATATCACAGGCTCTGGCACCGATACTTGTGTCACCTTATCCACCCCTGCCTTGTTGTTAATGGGTGGCGGTACTGATGTGGATAATGCCTTTAGCTTAAGAGTTGGGCCACATATTCAGGGGGGCAACATTGTCGTACTGCGAACTTCGGGTACCAATGCCTACAACACTTATTTGCAAGGCTTAACCAATGCCGCTTCTGTCGAAACCATCATTGTCGACACTGTGACCAAAGCCAATACGGATTATGTCGATTGGGCTATCCGCTCTGCTGAGTTTGTCTGGTTGGCTGGTGGTGATCAGTCGGCTTATCTGAATGCCTGGAAAGGTACTAAGGTGCAAGTTGCTATTCAGCATGTGTATGACAAAGGTGGTGTAGTAGGGGGGACTTCGGCTGGTGATCACGTGTTGAGCCAGCATATTTATGATCCGGATGGTGTAGCTGGTGCTATCAGCGCTGAAGCTGTGACAGATTTCTGCCATGCAACTATTAATATCAGTACGGGCTTCCTGAACTTCCCTGCGCTACAAGGAGTGATCAACGATACTCACTTCCGTCAGCGAGATCGGATGGGACGCTCTATGGTGTTCCAGGCGAAGGTTGGAGCTGCCAGCCGAGTAGTGGCGATTTCAGAAGCGACCTCCTTGTTTGTGAACAGTGTCGGTCAAGGCATAGTAGATGGTACTAATGAGGTCTATATCCTGAAATCTGATGCTCAGACTCAGTATGTCCAAACCAGCTGTGGTCAGCCAGTGAAGGTGAATAACCTGTTGCGTTACAAACTGGTCAGTGGCGATCAGTACAATCTGATCAATAACAGTACTTCTATAGTGCCAAGCCGTATTGGTCTGGATGGTAGTAAAGCGTCTTTCTATACTCCAACCAGCC
- a CDS encoding tRNA-binding protein: MELISWEDFGAVELRVGTVIEVADFPEARKAAYKLKVDFGADIGIRQSSAQITALYSKEQLLGKQVIGVVNFPTKQIGPFRSECLITGFYRPDGAVVLAIPEQKVPNGSKLA, translated from the coding sequence ATGGAATTAATTAGCTGGGAAGACTTTGGTGCAGTTGAACTCAGAGTGGGTACTGTCATTGAAGTCGCGGATTTTCCGGAAGCCCGCAAAGCGGCCTATAAGCTGAAAGTAGATTTTGGTGCGGACATTGGTATCAGGCAATCCAGTGCTCAAATCACGGCCCTTTACAGCAAAGAGCAGTTGCTAGGGAAGCAGGTCATTGGCGTAGTCAACTTCCCGACTAAACAAATAGGACCTTTTCGCTCTGAATGTCTGATCACTGGGTTTTACCGACCCGACGGCGCTGTAGTATTGGCGATACCTGAACAAAAAGTGCCTAATGGCAGCAAATTGGCGTAA